In a genomic window of Streptomyces pristinaespiralis:
- a CDS encoding methyltransferase domain-containing protein: protein MGQSGDRFAEAATAARRTMVREIVAGGGLTDPAWRAAFEEVPRHLFVPYYFTPRAGAWERLWREDPDPVRRARWLGGAYTDEPLATRLRDGELLSSSSQPSLMALMLDALEVTEGNRVLEIGAGTGYNAALLAHRLGDAAVTTMDLEPEVTESARAHLAAAGYRPAVVTGDGARGCPERAPFDRVIATCTLASVPYAWPAQCCDGARIVAPLSTGIVVLRVRHDAAGRTAEGRFLRTSAYFVPLRGAAVPEEPRTGALSGSAVENDLFRFMLSLTAGSLDPEEALALWYGEHRPERSRFGVTVGAGRQWAWLDDPEGPYVWPLGPSGD from the coding sequence ATGGGTCAAAGCGGTGATCGATTCGCCGAGGCCGCCACGGCGGCGCGACGGACGATGGTGCGCGAGATCGTGGCCGGCGGCGGGCTGACCGATCCGGCCTGGCGGGCGGCGTTCGAAGAGGTGCCGCGGCATCTGTTCGTGCCGTACTACTTCACGCCCCGGGCCGGAGCCTGGGAACGTCTGTGGCGCGAGGACCCCGACCCCGTCCGGCGCGCCCGCTGGCTGGGTGGCGCATACACGGACGAGCCGCTGGCCACCCGCCTGCGCGACGGCGAGCTGCTGTCGTCGAGCAGCCAGCCCTCCCTCATGGCCCTGATGCTCGACGCGCTCGAGGTCACGGAAGGGAACCGGGTGCTCGAGATCGGGGCGGGCACCGGCTACAACGCCGCGCTGCTGGCGCACCGGCTCGGCGACGCCGCCGTGACGACGATGGACCTCGAGCCGGAGGTCACGGAGTCCGCCCGCGCACACCTGGCGGCTGCCGGGTACCGGCCTGCGGTGGTCACCGGCGACGGCGCCCGCGGCTGCCCGGAGCGTGCGCCCTTCGACCGCGTCATCGCCACCTGCACCCTGGCGTCGGTGCCCTACGCCTGGCCCGCCCAGTGCTGCGACGGCGCACGGATCGTGGCGCCGCTGTCCACCGGCATCGTCGTCCTGCGGGTCCGCCACGACGCCGCCGGCCGCACGGCGGAGGGCCGCTTCCTGCGTACATCGGCGTACTTCGTGCCGCTGCGCGGGGCGGCCGTGCCCGAGGAACCGAGGACCGGCGCACTGTCCGGGAGCGCGGTCGAGAACGACCTGTTCCGCTTCATGCTGAGCCTGACCGCGGGAAGCCTCGACCCGGAAGAGGCGCTCGCCCTGTGGTACGGCGAGCACCGCCCGGAGCGCAGCCGTTTCGGGGTCACGGTCGGCGCCGGCCGGCAGTGGGCGTGGCTGGACGATCCCGAGGGGCCCTACGTCTGGCCCCTCGGGCCGTCCGGCGACTGA
- the ettA gene encoding energy-dependent translational throttle protein EttA: protein MAEYIYTMRKTRKAHGDKVILDDVTLSFLPGAKIGVVGPNGAGKSTVLKIMAGLEQPSNGDAFLSPGYSVGILMQEPKLDESKTVLENVQDGAAEIMGKLKRFNEVAELMATDYTDALMEEMGKLQEDLDHANAWDLDAQLEQAMDALGCPPGDWPVVNLSGGEKRRVALCKLLIEAPDLLLLDEPTNHLDAESVNWLEQHLSKYAGAVVAVTHDRYFLNNVAEWILELDRGRALPYEGNYSTYLDKKAARLKVEGRKDEKRAKRLKEELEWVRSNAKGRQSKSKARLARYEEMAAEADKMRKLDFEEIQIPPGPRLGSVVVEVENLSKSFGDKVLVDDLSFTLPRNGIVGIIGPNGAGKTTLFKMIQGLEQPDSGTIKIGDTVKISYVDQTRANIDPKKTLWAVVSDELDYINVGQVEMPSRAYVSAFGFKGPDQQKPAGVLSGGERNRLNLALTLKEGGNLLLLDEPTNDLDVETLSSLENALLEFPGAAVVISHDRWFLDRVATHILAYEGNSKWYWFEGNFESYEKNKVDRLGPDAARPHRATYKKLTRG from the coding sequence TTGGCTGAGTACATCTACACGATGCGCAAGACGCGCAAGGCGCACGGCGACAAGGTCATCCTCGATGACGTGACGCTGAGCTTCCTGCCCGGTGCGAAGATCGGTGTGGTCGGCCCCAACGGCGCCGGTAAGTCCACGGTGCTGAAGATCATGGCCGGTCTGGAGCAGCCCTCCAACGGCGATGCCTTCCTCTCCCCCGGCTACAGCGTCGGCATCCTCATGCAGGAGCCGAAGCTGGACGAGTCGAAGACGGTCCTGGAGAACGTCCAGGACGGCGCCGCGGAAATCATGGGCAAGCTCAAGCGCTTCAACGAGGTCGCCGAGCTCATGGCGACCGACTACACGGACGCGCTCATGGAGGAGATGGGCAAGCTCCAGGAGGACCTGGACCACGCGAACGCGTGGGACCTGGACGCCCAGCTGGAGCAGGCCATGGACGCCCTGGGCTGCCCGCCCGGCGACTGGCCCGTGGTCAACCTCTCCGGTGGTGAGAAGCGCCGCGTCGCACTGTGCAAGCTGCTGATCGAGGCCCCCGACCTGCTGCTCCTCGACGAGCCCACCAACCACCTCGACGCCGAGTCGGTGAACTGGCTCGAGCAGCACCTGTCGAAGTACGCGGGCGCCGTCGTCGCCGTCACTCACGACCGGTACTTCCTGAACAACGTCGCCGAGTGGATCCTCGAGCTCGACCGCGGCCGTGCGCTGCCCTACGAGGGCAACTACTCCACGTACCTCGACAAGAAGGCCGCCCGCCTCAAGGTCGAGGGCCGCAAGGACGAGAAGCGCGCCAAGCGGCTGAAGGAAGAGCTCGAGTGGGTCCGGTCCAACGCCAAGGGCCGGCAGAGCAAGTCCAAGGCCCGTCTCGCCCGCTACGAGGAGATGGCCGCCGAGGCGGACAAGATGCGGAAGCTGGACTTCGAGGAGATCCAGATCCCGCCGGGCCCGCGTCTGGGCTCCGTCGTCGTGGAGGTCGAGAACCTCTCGAAGTCCTTCGGTGACAAGGTCCTCGTCGACGACCTGTCCTTCACGCTGCCGCGCAACGGCATCGTCGGCATCATCGGTCCGAACGGCGCCGGCAAGACCACGCTGTTCAAGATGATCCAGGGCCTGGAGCAGCCGGACTCCGGCACGATCAAGATCGGTGACACGGTCAAGATCTCCTACGTCGACCAGACCCGCGCCAACATCGACCCCAAGAAGACCCTCTGGGCGGTCGTGTCGGACGAGCTGGACTACATCAACGTCGGCCAGGTCGAGATGCCGTCCCGCGCCTACGTGAGCGCCTTCGGCTTCAAGGGCCCGGACCAGCAGAAGCCGGCCGGTGTCCTCTCCGGTGGTGAGCGCAACCGCCTCAACCTGGCGCTGACGCTCAAGGAGGGCGGCAACCTGCTGCTCCTCGACGAGCCCACCAACGACCTCGACGTCGAGACGCTCTCGTCCCTCGAGAACGCTCTGCTCGAGTTCCCCGGCGCGGCCGTGGTCATCTCCCACGACCGCTGGTTCCTCGACCGGGTCGCCACGCACATCCTGGCGTACGAGGGCAACTCCAAGTGGTACTGGTTCGAGGGCAACTTCGAGTCGTACGAGAAGAACAAGGTCGACCGTCTCGGCCCGGACGCGGCACGCCCGCACCGCGCCACCTACAAGAAGCTCACCCGGGGCTGA
- a CDS encoding ABC transporter permease, translating to MTGFVLLRVRAHRLLLAAALLAVLLTTCVLASLAAFSGSVGDAALRQTLGGRDAAAAALTVSAKIPPERRDAAEEAVVRGAERSFDGLPVTVHRLERSGTYALPRSLQAPEARKGEPDLTHFAALDETRVTIVSGTRPGPADAGVVPVALPESAAKQLGLEPGARLTLTDRLSEKPITVRLTGLYRPADGNDPYWQLDSLGGRGVRSLVFTTYGPLMAHPTVLASDRVAAGDAAWLATADFRGVTTDRIGALRATATSGPRSLAQDPAFRSGATVHTSLPTVLAQSERALLVARSTLMIVAVQLVLLAAYALLLVARLLSSERTGETDLLRARGASRRRIISLAAVEALLLALPAALCAPLLSGPLTRLLAEHSTLARSGLRLGEAPTVQVWLVAAGVAVCCAAAVVAPALAATSGALRLRRGRGGTLPAPVRAGADVGLLAVAAVAYWQLDRQTGSSGGGAISGDREGDLGIDPLLVAAPALALLAGTVLTLRLLPPAARLAERRAAGGRGLPAALAGWQFSRRPLRGAGPVLLLVLAVAMGMLAIGQSASWDRSQSDQADFRAGASVRVTDSGAGRPGDVGLYASLPGVREAAPAHRAPLGLSGNRTATVLAIDTARADEHLLLRDDLADEPPGSLLGTATAAERARPGVLLPDDARRLTLDLRIAEEEALAGAPPSRLSPQVTVIVEDRYGLSYRMPVGRVAADGRVRQVTVDLDESSSGAHTAPAGPLALTGLRLDGAIPDGPRTTHRLSIERLRTTDADGTSRDVTVSQGPRWEGGYTEIQAGEPGTPRPLRPAASGSHPLTLGYGIGPDPGAVDSWGRPVRSEFSVLVTAVRPAGPRQIAAVATDEFLRASGAGRGDVIDVMLSGESLRVKIAGTVRGLPTTGPGAAAATVAADGEAAATDQQDTDGGALLLDLPAINTAIAARGGSSLTPTEWWLSTEPGKADEVAEALRGRPAADPAQVLVRDEAAEELLGDPLGAGPRSALMAVALAAAALAAVGFAVSAAGSLRERSAELAVLRALGAPRRQLARLVAAEQTLLIAIALLVGIGLGAVLTRAVVPLIVLTGQATKPVPHVLIELPVSQVGLLLAGVAALPLLIVAVIALRRADPAVTLRHRGDN from the coding sequence GTGACGGGGTTCGTACTACTGCGTGTCAGGGCGCACCGGCTGCTGCTTGCCGCGGCACTCCTGGCCGTCCTGCTCACCACCTGTGTGCTCGCCTCGCTCGCCGCGTTCTCCGGTTCCGTCGGGGACGCCGCGCTGCGGCAGACCCTGGGCGGACGGGACGCGGCCGCCGCGGCACTGACCGTCTCCGCCAAGATCCCCCCGGAGCGCCGCGACGCGGCGGAGGAAGCCGTCGTCCGAGGGGCCGAGCGGTCCTTCGACGGGCTGCCCGTGACGGTGCACAGGCTCGAACGCTCGGGGACGTACGCCCTCCCACGCTCCCTCCAGGCCCCGGAGGCACGGAAGGGCGAGCCCGACCTCACGCACTTCGCCGCTCTCGACGAGACCCGGGTCACGATCGTGTCCGGGACCCGCCCGGGCCCCGCCGACGCAGGCGTCGTACCGGTCGCGCTGCCGGAGTCCGCCGCGAAGCAGCTGGGCCTGGAGCCCGGCGCACGCCTCACTCTCACCGACCGGCTCTCCGAGAAGCCGATCACCGTCCGGCTGACCGGTCTCTACCGGCCCGCGGACGGCAACGACCCGTACTGGCAGCTCGACAGCCTCGGTGGGCGCGGCGTGCGGTCGCTCGTCTTCACCACGTACGGCCCGCTCATGGCACACCCCACGGTCCTCGCCTCCGACCGTGTCGCCGCGGGAGACGCGGCGTGGCTGGCCACCGCCGACTTCCGCGGCGTCACGACCGACCGCATCGGCGCGTTGCGTGCCACGGCGACGAGCGGCCCCCGATCGCTGGCCCAGGACCCGGCGTTCAGGTCCGGTGCGACGGTGCACACCTCCCTGCCGACCGTGCTGGCCCAGAGTGAACGGGCCCTGCTGGTCGCCCGCTCCACCCTGATGATCGTCGCCGTGCAGCTGGTGCTGCTCGCCGCGTACGCGCTGCTGCTGGTGGCCCGGCTGCTCAGTTCGGAGCGGACCGGCGAGACCGACCTGCTGCGCGCCCGCGGGGCGTCACGCCGGCGCATCATCTCGCTCGCCGCCGTCGAGGCCCTGCTGCTCGCCCTCCCGGCGGCGCTCTGCGCGCCTCTGCTGTCGGGGCCGTTGACCCGTCTGCTGGCCGAGCACTCCACACTCGCCAGGAGCGGACTGCGGCTCGGCGAGGCGCCGACGGTGCAGGTGTGGCTGGTGGCCGCCGGGGTCGCGGTGTGCTGCGCGGCAGCCGTCGTGGCACCCGCGCTGGCCGCGACCTCCGGCGCGCTGCGGCTGCGACGGGGCCGCGGCGGCACGCTGCCGGCTCCGGTCAGGGCCGGTGCGGACGTGGGACTGCTGGCCGTCGCGGCGGTCGCCTACTGGCAGCTGGACCGGCAGACCGGTTCCTCCGGCGGCGGGGCGATCAGCGGTGACCGTGAGGGCGACCTGGGCATCGACCCCCTCCTGGTCGCCGCGCCCGCCCTTGCCCTGCTGGCCGGCACCGTCCTGACGCTGCGTCTGCTGCCGCCCGCGGCCCGGCTCGCCGAACGCCGCGCCGCCGGCGGCCGCGGTCTGCCCGCGGCCCTCGCGGGCTGGCAGTTCAGCCGCCGGCCGCTGCGCGGCGCCGGACCGGTGCTGCTGCTGGTGCTCGCCGTGGCGATGGGCATGCTGGCGATCGGTCAGAGCGCGTCGTGGGACCGGTCGCAGAGCGACCAGGCCGACTTCAGGGCCGGCGCGTCGGTGCGGGTCACGGACAGCGGGGCGGGCCGGCCGGGAGACGTCGGCCTGTACGCGTCCCTGCCCGGCGTGCGCGAGGCCGCTCCCGCCCACCGCGCTCCCCTGGGGCTCTCCGGCAACCGGACCGCGACCGTGCTCGCAATCGACACCGCCCGCGCCGACGAACACCTGCTGCTGCGGGACGATCTCGCGGACGAGCCGCCCGGCTCACTGCTCGGCACGGCCACCGCCGCCGAGCGGGCCCGTCCCGGTGTGCTGCTGCCCGACGACGCCCGCCGGCTCACCCTCGACCTGCGGATCGCGGAAGAGGAGGCCCTCGCCGGTGCGCCGCCCTCGCGGCTGTCGCCGCAGGTCACCGTCATCGTCGAGGACCGCTACGGCCTCTCCTACCGCATGCCCGTCGGCAGGGTGGCCGCCGACGGCCGCGTCCGTCAGGTGACCGTCGACCTCGACGAGTCGTCCTCCGGAGCACACACCGCCCCCGCCGGCCCGCTGGCCCTGACCGGGCTGCGGCTCGACGGCGCGATCCCGGACGGCCCGAGGACGACGCACCGCCTGAGCATCGAGCGGCTGCGCACCACAGACGCCGACGGGACCTCCCGCGATGTCACGGTGAGTCAGGGACCGCGCTGGGAGGGCGGTTACACCGAGATCCAGGCAGGCGAGCCCGGGACCCCCCGGCCGCTGCGCCCCGCCGCCTCCGGTTCCCACCCGCTGACCCTCGGCTACGGCATCGGACCGGACCCGGGAGCGGTCGACTCGTGGGGCCGGCCCGTCCGCTCCGAGTTCAGCGTCCTCGTCACCGCCGTGCGGCCGGCCGGGCCCCGGCAGATCGCGGCCGTCGCGACGGACGAGTTCCTGCGGGCGTCCGGGGCCGGGCGCGGCGACGTCATCGATGTGATGCTGTCGGGCGAGTCGCTGCGCGTGAAGATCGCCGGGACGGTGCGGGGCCTGCCCACGACCGGACCCGGCGCCGCCGCCGCGACCGTGGCCGCGGACGGCGAAGCAGCCGCCACCGACCAGCAGGACACCGACGGTGGAGCCCTGCTGCTGGACCTGCCCGCGATCAACACGGCGATCGCCGCCAGGGGAGGTTCGTCGCTCACGCCCACCGAGTGGTGGCTGAGCACCGAGCCGGGCAAGGCCGACGAGGTCGCCGAGGCCCTGCGCGGCCGCCCCGCCGCCGACCCCGCCCAGGTGCTCGTACGCGACGAGGCCGCGGAGGAACTCCTCGGCGACCCGCTCGGCGCCGGGCCACGCTCCGCCTTGATGGCGGTGGCACTGGCCGCGGCGGCGCTCGCCGCGGTGGGCTTCGCCGTCAGCGCGGCCGGTTCGCTGCGGGAACGATCCGCCGAGCTCGCCGTACTACGGGCCCTCGGGGCACCGCGCCGCCAGCTCGCCCGGCTGGTCGCGGCGGAGCAGACCCTGCTGATCGCCATCGCGCTGCTGGTGGGCATCGGGCTGGGTGCCGTACTGACCCGGGCCGTCGTGCCGCTGATCGTCCTGACGGGGCAGGCCACCAAGCCCGTCCCGCATGTGCTGATCGAACTGCCCGTGAGCCAGGTGGGTCTGCTCCTCGCGGGGGTCGCCGCACTGCCGCTTCTGATCGTCGCCGTCATCGCCCTGCGTCGCGCGGACCCCGCGGTGACTCTGCGCCACAGGGGGGACAACTGA
- a CDS encoding acyl-CoA thioesterase has product MARHIYRCPLRWSDMDAFGHVNNVVFLRYLEEARIDFMFRLAPGDGSPSFSGGSVVARHEIDYVRPLVHRHEPVIIESWVTKISAASLTIAYEVKEEDDPSTVYVRASTVVVPFNLESQRPRRISAEEKSFLEKYLDKAALAA; this is encoded by the coding sequence ATGGCCCGTCACATCTACCGCTGCCCCTTGCGCTGGTCGGACATGGACGCCTTCGGGCACGTCAACAACGTCGTCTTCCTGCGGTATCTGGAAGAGGCGCGGATCGACTTCATGTTCCGGCTGGCGCCGGGGGACGGTTCGCCCTCCTTCTCCGGCGGCTCGGTGGTCGCACGGCACGAGATCGACTACGTGCGTCCGCTGGTCCACCGGCACGAGCCGGTGATCATCGAGTCGTGGGTGACGAAGATCAGCGCCGCCTCCCTGACCATCGCCTACGAGGTCAAGGAGGAGGACGATCCGTCGACGGTCTATGTGCGGGCCTCGACGGTCGTCGTGCCGTTCAACCTCGAGTCGCAGCGGCCGCGCCGGATCAGCGCGGAGGAGAAATCCTTCCTCGAGAAGTACCTCGACAAGGCCGCCCTCGCCGCATGA
- a CDS encoding globin, with protein MGGVNEIRRGTLQEQTFYEQVGGEDTFRRLVHRFYEGVAEDPLLRPMYPEEDLGPAEERLTLFLIQYWGGPRTYSDNRGHPRLRMRHVPFTVDRAAHDAWLKHMRTALDELGLSEEHERQLWDYLTYAAASMVNTPD; from the coding sequence ATGGGGGGCGTGAATGAGATTCGGCGCGGAACGCTTCAGGAGCAGACCTTCTACGAGCAGGTCGGCGGCGAGGACACCTTCCGGCGCCTCGTGCACCGCTTCTACGAGGGCGTCGCCGAGGATCCGCTGCTGCGGCCGATGTACCCGGAGGAGGACCTCGGACCGGCCGAGGAGCGGCTGACGCTCTTCCTGATCCAGTACTGGGGCGGACCGCGCACCTACAGCGACAACCGCGGCCACCCGCGGCTCCGGATGCGCCATGTGCCGTTCACGGTCGACAGGGCGGCCCACGACGCCTGGCTCAAGCACATGCGCACGGCACTGGACGAGCTCGGCCTCTCCGAGGAGCACGAGCGGCAGTTGTGGGACTACCTGACGTACGCCGCCGCCTCGATGGTGAACACCCCGGACTGA
- a CDS encoding FtsX-like permease family protein gives MNPRSSRPEGHARRTVAPWVRTRLRTAPGAALAFGVLVLLTAFLAAAFPRAVDSYENHGLRHDLSDAQPSRSVLEVSAPQPPLGMPEPAREKSLLPERLAGAHRAITELLPKPLRVDTAQSAYGVETAKPLEGRDRWLPRPQGASPQFSLVAQSGLETHSKVREGRLPRTDGRTTSATDELEAAVTAETAKTLRIETGSVLHLGAPGDTALTVRITGIVDPGDPHGSYWSADPRLRAPGLLVAPGTSPPLVYWNASLLIAPDAAPALLGTLGEPQPYWRFAPLTGHLTTQDVPALTDRIASLEGGPGLLGIKSAVDENALLTTDMDGILASYTTMRDAITPVVAVAAFGIGTVAAVVVAMTGGLFAARRRAELALLRSRGGSLRGIGGRLLAETAVVALPTAAAGLLLAVLVVDDARPMPAVIGAAAVAVMACAALPVRAVTQHRRPRVPGERDDVVLARPSRRRTVAELTLLVLAVGAVVALRRRGTSDGADHLVSAAPVLVGLIAALVLVRLYPLPLRWAARPAGRLRGAVGFLSLARTGRSSAAGALPLLALLVALTTAAFGGSVLAGVADARDRAALLATGADARVAGPGDTVALPKGAERAVRDVPGVREVTAVQIEHALNLPARNQAERSDPLPVSLVGADPGAYARLTRHAELGAFPADALRTSPPSGDASGRPVLHAVASPGVATQLGTGTHRINSTAGPFDVKVSAVRSRTPAVSSAEFLVVDGSRLTHRAPTALLATGAGIDGKALRAAVHGMDDDLTVRLRDEARAAFTDSPLQSGAERIYAAAIAAGAGYAVLALLLSLMQAAPERATLLARLRTMGLTTRQGRQLLGLEALPQALLAAVGGILVGWATIRLLAPGVDLVRLALAAAPGSAPLDSASLRADPWSLALPAAAVVVLAGTVAAVQAWWAGRRGSITELRAGDTR, from the coding sequence ATGAATCCGCGCTCCAGCAGGCCCGAGGGCCACGCCCGACGCACGGTGGCCCCGTGGGTCAGGACCCGGCTGCGCACGGCGCCGGGTGCCGCCCTCGCGTTCGGTGTGCTCGTCCTGCTCACGGCGTTCCTCGCGGCCGCGTTCCCCCGTGCCGTCGACTCGTACGAGAACCACGGCCTGCGGCACGACCTGAGCGACGCCCAGCCGTCCCGCAGCGTGCTGGAGGTGAGCGCACCGCAGCCGCCGCTCGGAATGCCCGAACCCGCCCGGGAGAAGTCGCTGCTCCCCGAGCGCCTCGCCGGCGCCCACCGGGCCATCACCGAACTGCTGCCGAAGCCGCTGCGCGTGGACACCGCGCAGTCGGCGTACGGCGTGGAGACCGCCAAGCCCCTGGAGGGCAGGGACCGTTGGCTGCCGCGCCCCCAGGGCGCGTCGCCGCAGTTCTCCCTCGTGGCGCAGAGCGGGCTCGAGACGCACTCCAAGGTGCGTGAGGGCAGGCTGCCGAGGACGGACGGACGGACCACGTCCGCCACCGACGAACTGGAGGCGGCGGTCACCGCGGAGACCGCGAAGACCCTGCGCATCGAGACCGGCTCCGTGCTGCACCTGGGCGCTCCCGGGGACACGGCACTGACGGTACGGATCACCGGCATCGTGGACCCGGGAGATCCGCACGGCAGTTACTGGTCCGCCGACCCGCGTCTGCGCGCCCCCGGACTGCTCGTCGCGCCCGGGACCAGCCCACCGCTGGTGTACTGGAACGCCTCCCTGCTGATCGCCCCCGACGCTGCCCCGGCGCTGCTGGGCACCCTGGGCGAGCCCCAGCCGTACTGGCGCTTCGCCCCGCTCACCGGCCACCTCACCACCCAGGACGTGCCCGCCCTCACCGACCGGATCGCCTCCCTCGAAGGCGGCCCCGGGCTGCTCGGGATCAAGAGCGCCGTCGACGAGAACGCCCTGCTCACCACGGACATGGACGGCATCCTCGCCTCCTACACCACGATGCGGGACGCCATCACTCCGGTCGTCGCCGTGGCCGCCTTCGGGATCGGCACCGTCGCCGCCGTCGTGGTGGCGATGACGGGCGGGCTGTTCGCCGCGCGGCGCCGGGCCGAACTGGCCCTGCTGCGCTCCCGCGGCGGTTCGCTGCGCGGCATCGGCGGCAGGCTGCTCGCCGAGACCGCCGTCGTCGCCCTGCCCACCGCGGCCGCGGGTCTCCTCCTCGCGGTCCTCGTCGTCGACGACGCGAGACCCATGCCCGCAGTGATCGGGGCGGCAGCCGTGGCGGTCATGGCCTGCGCCGCGCTGCCGGTGCGCGCGGTGACGCAGCACCGCAGGCCACGTGTGCCCGGGGAGCGCGACGACGTGGTGCTCGCCCGGCCCTCCAGGCGCCGCACGGTCGCCGAACTCACCCTGCTGGTCCTGGCCGTCGGCGCGGTCGTCGCGCTGCGGCGGCGCGGCACATCCGACGGCGCAGACCACCTCGTCAGCGCCGCGCCCGTGCTCGTCGGCCTGATCGCCGCGCTCGTCCTCGTACGGCTCTATCCGCTGCCGCTGCGCTGGGCCGCCCGTCCCGCCGGCCGGCTGCGCGGCGCCGTCGGATTCCTCTCGCTCGCCCGTACCGGCCGCTCCTCGGCCGCCGGCGCACTGCCGCTGCTGGCCCTGCTGGTCGCGCTGACCACGGCCGCGTTCGGCGGCTCTGTCCTCGCGGGCGTCGCGGACGCGCGGGACCGGGCGGCGCTGCTGGCGACGGGCGCGGACGCGCGCGTCGCCGGCCCCGGCGACACGGTGGCGCTCCCGAAGGGGGCGGAGCGGGCCGTGCGGGACGTGCCCGGCGTACGGGAGGTGACCGCCGTGCAGATCGAGCACGCGCTGAACCTGCCCGCCCGGAACCAGGCCGAACGGTCCGACCCGCTGCCCGTCTCCCTCGTCGGCGCCGACCCCGGCGCGTACGCGCGCCTCACCCGGCACGCCGAGCTGGGCGCCTTCCCGGCGGACGCGCTCAGGACCTCGCCGCCCTCGGGGGACGCTTCGGGGCGGCCCGTTCTGCACGCCGTCGCCTCGCCCGGCGTCGCGACGCAGCTCGGCACGGGGACCCACCGGATCAACTCGACAGCCGGCCCGTTCGACGTCAAGGTCAGCGCCGTGCGGTCCCGGACCCCCGCCGTGTCGTCCGCCGAGTTCCTCGTCGTCGACGGCTCACGGCTCACCCACCGCGCGCCGACAGCGCTGCTGGCCACGGGCGCCGGTATCGACGGCAAGGCACTGCGCGCGGCCGTCCACGGCATGGACGACGACCTCACCGTGCGGCTGCGCGACGAGGCGCGGGCGGCCTTCACCGACTCGCCGCTCCAGTCCGGCGCCGAACGGATCTACGCGGCCGCCATCGCCGCCGGGGCCGGCTACGCCGTGCTGGCGCTGCTGCTCTCGCTCATGCAGGCCGCACCGGAACGCGCCACCCTGCTGGCCCGGCTGCGCACCATGGGCCTCACCACCCGTCAGGGCCGGCAGCTGCTCGGCCTCGAAGCACTCCCCCAGGCACTGCTGGCCGCGGTCGGCGGCATCCTCGTCGGCTGGGCCACGATCCGGCTCCTCGCGCCCGGAGTGGACCTGGTGCGGCTCGCGCTGGCGGCCGCGCCCGGCTCCGCGCCCCTGGACAGCGCGTCCCTGCGGGCCGACCCGTGGTCGCTGGCGCTGCCCGCGGCCGCCGTGGTCGTGCTGGCGGGGACGGTGGCCGCTGTCCAGGCGTGGTGGGCGGGGCGCCGCGGATCGATCACCGAACTCAGGGCAGGAGACACGCGATGA
- a CDS encoding ABC transporter ATP-binding protein has protein sequence MTDTTLEQLEERAAAHRDRPSYGHDALISCDRLVRIFASDGVEVQALQGLDLLVKEGELMALVGASGSGKSTLMNILAGLDVPSAGAARVAGCDLLAMDAKARLRYRREVVGFVWQQTARNLLPYLTAAQNVALPMQLRGGGGGKKRKAERVQELLSMLGVDDCRDRRPHQMSGGQQQRTAIAVALANSPAVLLADEPTGELDSATGEQVFAAFRRANEELGTTIVIVTHDQAVAGEVRRTVAIRDGRTSSEVLRRTEIDAEGQESVVAREYAMLDRAGRLQLPADYTAALGMEHRVMLELEQDHIGIWPDDASER, from the coding sequence ATGACCGACACCACCCTGGAGCAGCTGGAGGAACGCGCCGCTGCCCATCGCGACCGGCCCTCGTACGGGCACGACGCGCTGATCAGCTGCGACCGGCTGGTGCGGATCTTCGCCTCGGACGGGGTGGAGGTCCAGGCGCTGCAAGGACTCGACCTGCTGGTCAAGGAGGGCGAGTTGATGGCCCTCGTCGGCGCGTCGGGCAGCGGGAAGTCGACCCTGATGAACATCCTCGCCGGGCTGGACGTGCCGTCCGCCGGCGCGGCCCGGGTCGCCGGGTGCGACCTGCTCGCCATGGACGCGAAGGCGCGGCTGCGCTACCGCCGTGAGGTCGTCGGCTTCGTGTGGCAGCAGACCGCCCGCAACCTGCTGCCGTACCTGACCGCCGCCCAGAACGTGGCCCTGCCGATGCAGTTGCGCGGCGGCGGTGGCGGCAAGAAGCGGAAGGCGGAGCGCGTACAGGAACTGCTCTCGATGCTCGGCGTCGACGACTGTCGCGACCGGCGCCCCCACCAGATGTCCGGCGGGCAGCAGCAGCGCACCGCGATCGCCGTCGCCCTCGCCAACTCGCCCGCGGTGCTGCTCGCCGACGAGCCGACCGGTGAGCTGGACTCGGCGACCGGTGAGCAGGTCTTCGCGGCGTTCCGCCGGGCCAACGAGGAGCTGGGCACGACGATCGTGATCGTCACCCACGACCAGGCCGTCGCGGGCGAGGTCCGCCGCACGGTCGCCATCCGCGACGGCCGCACGTCGTCGGAGGTGCTGAGGCGCACCGAGATCGACGCGGAGGGGCAGGAGTCGGTGGTGGCACGCGAGTACGCGATGCTGGACCGGGCGGGGCGCCTTCAGCTGCCGGCCGACTACACGGCGGCGCTGGGCATGGAGCACCGCGTGATGCTGGAGCTCGAACAGGACCACATCGGGATCTGGCCGGACGACGCGTCGGAACGCTGA